From a region of the Coprococcus comes ATCC 27758 genome:
- the dnaA gene encoding chromosomal replication initiator protein DnaA → MDVIKEKWEEIIQKLKVEYFLSNISFETWIRPLEVYEIRGNTLYLTVNFKASIEHIQNKYLLPLKVCIAEVTGTEYQIKFIPRDLPREQQRRYLEKTAPVKEKTHKHKEVSPIAEKANLNPKYTFDTFVVGGNNNFAHAASLAVAESPGEVYNPLFLYGGVGLGKTHLMHSIAHYILDREPSKKVLYVTSETFTNDLITAIRNGKTGNDLAMNAFRDKYRNNDVLLIDDVQFIIGKESTQEEFFHTFNHLHNAGKQIVISSDKPPKDMTTLEARLRTRFEWGLIADISVPDYETRMAILYKKIELDQLERYQIPDEVIQYIAMNIKTNIRELEGSLNKLIALYRIGGRKNFDVSLAAEALKDMIAPDDSHKVTPELVLDVVSDHFNVSVSELKGSRRNARTAGARQIVMYLCRQMTDASLQSIGDLLGGRDHSTVNHGVDKIARDVEKDETLRNTIEIIQKKISPL, encoded by the coding sequence ATGGACGTCATAAAAGAAAAATGGGAAGAGATCATTCAAAAGCTGAAAGTAGAATATTTTCTATCGAACATTTCTTTTGAAACGTGGATACGCCCGCTGGAGGTATATGAGATCAGAGGTAACACTCTGTATCTTACCGTTAATTTTAAGGCGAGCATCGAACACATTCAGAATAAATATCTTCTTCCGCTTAAAGTATGCATCGCGGAAGTTACCGGGACAGAGTATCAGATTAAGTTTATTCCCAGAGATCTGCCGCGCGAGCAGCAGCGCAGATATCTGGAGAAGACTGCGCCCGTAAAAGAGAAGACACATAAGCATAAAGAAGTAAGCCCGATAGCTGAAAAAGCGAATCTGAATCCGAAGTATACGTTTGATACCTTTGTGGTAGGAGGAAATAATAATTTTGCACATGCCGCATCACTGGCAGTTGCCGAATCTCCCGGTGAGGTTTACAATCCTCTGTTTTTATATGGTGGGGTAGGACTTGGCAAGACCCATCTGATGCATTCGATCGCACACTACATACTGGACCGGGAACCATCGAAGAAAGTCCTGTATGTGACAAGTGAGACATTTACCAATGACCTGATCACGGCGATCCGCAACGGAAAAACCGGCAACGATCTGGCGATGAATGCATTCCGCGATAAGTACCGCAATAATGACGTACTTCTGATCGATGACGTACAGTTCATTATCGGCAAAGAAAGTACACAGGAAGAATTTTTCCATACGTTCAATCATCTGCACAATGCCGGAAAGCAGATCGTCATTTCCAGCGACAAACCGCCAAAGGATATGACGACACTGGAGGCGCGTCTGCGGACAAGATTTGAATGGGGACTGATCGCAGATATTTCGGTGCCGGATTACGAGACACGTATGGCGATTCTTTATAAGAAAATAGAACTGGACCAACTGGAAAGATATCAGATTCCGGATGAGGTGATCCAGTATATTGCGATGAACATCAAGACCAATATCCGGGAACTGGAAGGCTCACTTAACAAGCTGATCGCATTATACCGGATCGGTGGAAGAAAGAACTTTGATGTTTCTCTGGCGGCAGAAGCACTGAAGGATATGATCGCACCGGACGATAGCCACAAGGTGACGCCGGAGCTGGTTCTGGATGTTGTCTCCGATCATTTTAATGTTTCCGTTTCTGAACTTAAGGGAAGTCGGAGAAATGCAAGAACGGCCGGAGCCAGACAGATCGTGATGTACCTGTGCAGGCAGATGACGGATGCGTCTCTTCAAAGTATCGGTGATCTGCTCGGAGGGCGTGACCATTCCACTGTGAACCACGGTGTGGACAAGATTGCCCGGGATGTGGAAAAAGATGAGACTTTGAGAAATACGATCGAGATCATTCAGAAGAAAATCAGCCCGCTGTAG